The genomic stretch ACAATTTTTAATGCCTCCTCTCTATTTAAAACATCTAAGGCTATCATTAACTTTGGCATACTATCACTCTTATTTTTTATTTTTAATTATTTAACATGCTTTAAAATTTCTCTTAAATCTCTCTTTTCGATGCATATATCTGCCTTTTCCTTTAAAATAGGTTTAGCACAAAAGGCTATTTTTAAACCAGCTTTTTTAAACATACTAATATCATTTGCTCCATCTCCTACTACAACGGTATCTTCTAATTTAATGCCTTCAATTTTTGCTATTTTCTCTAAAATTTCTCCTTTGGAATTTTCTTTTAACACATCTCCTTCCACTTCTCCAGTTAATTTTCCATCTTTTACTATTAATCTATTGGCAAAAGCATAATCCAACCCCAATTTTTCTTTAATTTTATTAACTGCTATGTCAAAGCCACCACTAACAACTCCAATTATATAACCTCTTTTCTTTAATTCCTTAATAGTTTCTTCAGCCCCTTCTGTTAGAGTTATCCTTTCAATAGCCTTCTCAACTTTTTCTATTGGTAAATCTTTTAATAAACTAACTCTTTTTCTTAAAGATTGTTCAAAATTTAATTTTCCTTCCATTGCCTCTTTTGTAATTTTTTTAACTTCTTCTTCAACTCCAGCCTCTTTTGCAATCTCATCAATCGTCTCATTATTAACTAATGTGCTGTCAAAGTCAAATAAAATAAGTTTTTTCCTTTTCTCCATTTGACCACCTAAATTTTAAGATTTTGTGCTATTTTTCGATATAGTAAATAAAAATTTTTATACTTTTAATTCAAATTTTTATATATATATATCCATTATATCCAATACTTATATATAGAAATTTTGAATAAAATATAGTTATAACTAAATTAGGTGGGATATTATGGGGTGTAAAAAAGTATTCTATTATTTCTTAATAAGTATGTTGTTTCTTTTTATTTCTCAAATATATGCTGATGATTGGAATCCTCCAGAAACCTATACATTAGTTATGCCAAATATAAACCATAATTATGAAATTTATATAAATGATTCTGAATATAACAGTTGTTCATATGGTATAATAAAATATGGATCATCTAAAAATTTTGGCTTAGATTGGGGTGATGATACTTTTGATATATATAAGAAAAAAAATAATGATACAATAATACTGAATGTTAGTTCAAAAAAAGGTGTAAATGTTACTATAAAGTTTATAGATGTAACTAATAACACAATTCTTCAGGTTATTAATTATCCTTCGTCTAATGTAGGTTCTAATACAACTAACTCTACTACAAATACTGGAGGTAATACAAAAGCACCAATACCTTTTGAAGTAGTGATATTGGTTTTAATTGCAATTCCACTAATATCACTGAAAAAATTCAAATGAATCTTTAAAATTTTATTTTTAATACATCTTTACATCTATCAATTTAAATATATAAATAATATTTAGATAACTTTTAATTTGATAGATTCTATTTCTCTATTAACTATGGAGGTGAATACAACTATGTATAAAATAGGAATAGTTGGCTGTGGAGTTATTGGTAGTTTTATTTCAAAGAAAGTTGTAGATGGAACTATAAAAAACGCTAAAATAATTGCTGTGTATGATAGAAATTTAGAGAAATCTAAAAAACTTTCAGAACTTACTGGGGCTAAGATTTGCAACAGTATAGACGAGTTAGTTAAAGAAAATTTAGATTTAGTTGTAGAATGTGCCTCAGTAAAGGCTGTTGAAGAAGTTGCTACAAAATCATTAATAAATAATAAAGATGTTTTAATAATGAGCGTTGGAGCGTTGGTAGATAAAGATTTATTTTTAAAACTTAAAAAATTGGCTAAAAAGGTTAGTAGAAAGATATATATTCCCTCTGGGGCTATTGGAGGTTTAGATGCTATAAAAGCCTTAAGATTGGGAGAGATATATAAAGTTGTATTGAAAACTGTAAAGCCAATTAAAGCATTAGAAGATTCATTAAAAAATCTCGGCTATGACATAAGTAGTATAAAAAATCCTATTGTTGTCTTTGAAGGAGATGTTTTTGAGGCAATAAAGAAATTTCCTATGAATATAAATGTTTCTGTCACTTTATCCATAGTATCTGAGTATCCAGCAAAGGTTATCATTGTCGCTGATCCTAATGCAAAGTTAAATAGGCACGAGATATTAGTTGAGAGTTCAATTGGTAAATTAAAAGTTTGTGTTGAAAATGTTCCTTTTGAAGAAAATCCAAAAACTTCTGCATTGGCGGCATATTCAGCAGTTAGATTAATTAGAGATTTATCTGAATCTGTAAAGATAGGGACTTAGAATATTAAAGTGAGATTATGGATATTGAAAAATTTATAATAATTGATTTAAACAAATTAGACGATTTTATAAAAAAAGTAAAATGCCCTAAGTGTTACTACACATTTAACTGTGTTGGGAAAAGAGTAATTTGTCCAAACTGTAAAATCATTATAAAAATAAAAAACAAATAGGGAAATTATGCATCCAACAAAGTTTTTAAAAGGAACTAAGTCAAAACTCTTAGAAAATAAAAAAATCTTAGTTGCTGTTACTTCATCAATTGCGGCGA from Methanocaldococcus lauensis encodes the following:
- a CDS encoding aspartate dehydrogenase; this translates as MYKIGIVGCGVIGSFISKKVVDGTIKNAKIIAVYDRNLEKSKKLSELTGAKICNSIDELVKENLDLVVECASVKAVEEVATKSLINNKDVLIMSVGALVDKDLFLKLKKLAKKVSRKIYIPSGAIGGLDAIKALRLGEIYKVVLKTVKPIKALEDSLKNLGYDISSIKNPIVVFEGDVFEAIKKFPMNINVSVTLSIVSEYPAKVIIVADPNAKLNRHEILVESSIGKLKVCVENVPFEENPKTSALAAYSAVRLIRDLSESVKIGT
- the serB gene encoding phosphoserine phosphatase SerB; translation: MEKRKKLILFDFDSTLVNNETIDEIAKEAGVEEEVKKITKEAMEGKLNFEQSLRKRVSLLKDLPIEKVEKAIERITLTEGAEETIKELKKRGYIIGVVSGGFDIAVNKIKEKLGLDYAFANRLIVKDGKLTGEVEGDVLKENSKGEILEKIAKIEGIKLEDTVVVGDGANDISMFKKAGLKIAFCAKPILKEKADICIEKRDLREILKHVK